The following nucleotide sequence is from Anaerolineales bacterium.
CCCGACAACACTGTGATGACCCCGGGTCAGAGCTTCACTAAGACATGGCGGCTGCGGAATTCTGGCAATTGCGATTGGACCACGTCCTTTGACGCGGTCTTCACCGACGGATCCTCAATGGGTGGGCCCGCCGATGTACCATTGGCGGGCACGGTGCCTCCCAATAGCACCATCGACATCTCGATCAATCTGACAGCACCGACGACGAACGGAGTCCACCGCGGCAACTATCGGATGGCCAACGCCAGTGACATCCTCTTCGGGACGCTCATCTATGTTCAGATCGTCGTCGGTCCCACCCCCACGCCAAATGTCGCTGTCTATCGAACGGGCAAGCTCACGATTGACAATGGGGGTTCCATAGATTTCGATGGGGTAGACAGCGTGAGCGGTTCGCGCCGCGACGTGCGGGTGAAGTACGTGTCCGACTCTGAACGCTATCTTGAGCCCACGAACGGCGCTCTCCTGAAGGAGATGTCGGGGAAACCAAGCTACGACGACTGCAAGGAGACCTCCCTCCGCAGCGGCGCGGTCAACTTCACCGACTTCAGCACGCAGTCCTACTTCTGCTACAAGACCAGCGATGGGCGGTACGGCCGCTTCCAGGTCGGGAAGATCGAGGGGGACTCCATTGCCGTCGATTTCCGAACCTGGGACTGAGTCCGCCAATTCTCTTCCGAGGGCTTGGCCCATGTCCAACCCACACATTCCAGGCGGCCTAACAACTCGCTGAAGCCGACTCGGCTGGCGGGCGAATAGGGAGGTGTGATTGGCCTGCCGCCTGGCTGGCGCGAGAATGGTGGTCAGCCTGAGTCGCCGAGCGGCTTAGCTCGAGGCCGTTAGCCCGCCCCATGGAAGGAGTCTCTGATATTCCGAGAAGCCCTCGCTTCACACCGCGGACCAGTCCGAACAGGTGCTTGCAGCCGCTCATGATGCTTGCATCGAAGGTGCTCCGTATGAATCTGCTCCATCGTGCAGTCTTCGTCCTCCTGGCGTTGTCAGGTTGCACCCCTGCCAGCTTTCCCCTGAAGATCCGTGCTCTCTCCGCCTCCCCTGACCCCATCGTGGGGAAGGTCGTCGAACTGTCCGCAGAGGTGGACTCCACCAGGGACGAGAAGGATGTTACGCTCTTGATCCAACTCCCCGAGGGAATCCGACTCATGGGCGGCGATCTCACATGGACCGGTTCCTTGCAGGCCGGCGAGCCCTTCATCCACAGGGTCTCCCTTTGTACTCTCTACGAGGGGGATTGGCGGATCCACGTGACCGTATTCTCTCGATTTGGTCCGGACGACACGTATGGGGACTCCGAGACGATCCACTTCATCAGCACTAGACAGTCAGGGCAAGCCGTTCCGGGTTATGCCTACAGGATCGACCAGGCCTCTCCATTCCCGCTGCCCACGCCAACGCCGGTACCTTCGCCTGCGGCCTGTTCACCCTGGGCAAGGCCTATCCCCCCTCGCTCCGCGATGAGGGGCGGGCTAACAACTCGCTGAAGCCGACTCGGCTGGCGGGCGAGAAGGCTGGGGCACCTTGCCTGTCGCGCCTCGCTGGCGCGAGAATGGTGGCTAGCCCGAGCCGCCGGGCAGCATAGCTCGCATCCGTTAGGCAGCCTGACGGATCTCCCGTTCCAAGGTGGACCGTATGCGCAAACTCGTGTACGCGACTTCGCTCTCACTCGATGGCTACATCGATGCCGAAGCCGGAGATCCGAGTTGGGTCT
It contains:
- a CDS encoding NBR1-Ig-like domain-containing protein, with protein sequence MRTRIAFAFSLTAGPAILASCNLPRSPSPQQAAQTAVAEANSAQLTQGSLATPFLPSTNTPTPPSATNTPTPSPQPTTTVGCDDSSQFISDVTIPDNTVMTPGQSFTKTWRLRNSGNCDWTTSFDAVFTDGSSMGGPADVPLAGTVPPNSTIDISINLTAPTTNGVHRGNYRMANASDILFGTLIYVQIVVGPTPTPNVAVYRTGKLTIDNGGSIDFDGVDSVSGSRRDVRVKYVSDSERYLEPTNGALLKEMSGKPSYDDCKETSLRSGAVNFTDFSTQSYFCYKTSDGRYGRFQVGKIEGDSIAVDFRTWD